A region of Lichenibacterium dinghuense DNA encodes the following proteins:
- a CDS encoding threonine aldolase family protein, giving the protein MNFSSDNASGASPQVLRAIVEANPGTAAPYGMDPWTADASRRLSELFEREVAAFLVATGTGSNALALAALAPPGTAVFCHQEAHVIEDECGAPEFFTGGGKLVGIPGAGGKVTPDGFAAALARYPRGIVRQVQPAALSLSQVTEAGTLYTVAEIRALADAAHAAGLAVHMDGARFANAVAAMEATPAEMTWKAGVDVLSFGATKNGAIACEAVVFFDTSRAGDFLFRRKRGGHTLSKGRLLGAQMAGFLDGGHWLDLARRANARAARLSAGLAALPGVRLPWPTEANEVFPIVPAAVDDALKAAGARYYPWTTRSLGDDAAPREGERMLRLICAFDTEEAAVEEFIAVAARAAAVQPR; this is encoded by the coding sequence ATGAACTTCTCCAGCGACAACGCGTCGGGCGCGAGCCCGCAGGTCCTCCGGGCGATCGTCGAGGCCAACCCCGGCACCGCCGCGCCCTACGGCATGGATCCCTGGACGGCCGACGCGTCGCGGCGCCTGTCCGAGCTGTTCGAGCGCGAGGTCGCGGCCTTCCTGGTCGCCACCGGCACGGGCAGCAACGCGCTGGCCCTGGCCGCCCTGGCGCCGCCCGGCACGGCGGTATTCTGCCACCAGGAGGCCCACGTCATCGAGGACGAGTGCGGCGCGCCCGAGTTCTTCACCGGAGGCGGCAAGCTCGTCGGCATCCCCGGGGCAGGGGGCAAGGTGACGCCGGACGGCTTCGCGGCCGCGCTGGCCCGCTATCCCCGCGGCATCGTCCGCCAGGTGCAGCCCGCCGCGCTGTCGCTGTCGCAGGTGACGGAAGCCGGCACCCTCTACACCGTCGCCGAGATCCGCGCCCTCGCCGACGCAGCCCACGCGGCCGGCCTCGCCGTGCACATGGACGGCGCGCGCTTCGCCAATGCGGTGGCGGCCATGGAGGCGACCCCGGCCGAGATGACCTGGAAGGCCGGGGTCGACGTGCTGTCCTTCGGCGCCACGAAGAACGGCGCCATCGCCTGCGAGGCGGTGGTGTTCTTCGACACCTCGCGCGCCGGCGACTTCCTGTTCCGCCGCAAGCGCGGGGGCCACACACTGTCCAAGGGGCGCCTCCTCGGCGCCCAGATGGCGGGATTCCTCGACGGCGGCCACTGGCTCGACCTCGCGCGCCGGGCCAACGCGCGGGCGGCGCGGCTGTCCGCCGGCCTGGCGGCGCTGCCCGGCGTGCGCCTGCCCTGGCCGACGGAGGCCAACGAGGTGTTCCCGATCGTGCCCGCCGCGGTGGACGACGCCCTCAAGGCCGCCGGCGCCCGCTATTACCCGTGGACGACGCGCTCGCTCGGGGACGACGCCGCGCCGCGCGAGGGCGAGCGCATGCTGCGGCTGATCTGCGCCTTCGACACGGAGGAGGCCGCCGTCGAGGAGTTCATCGCCGTCGCGGCGCGTGCAGCCGCGGTTCAGCCGCGCTAG
- a CDS encoding cryptochrome/photolyase family protein: MSALRFVLGDQLTRSIPTLNGLDPAADVVLMAEVMDEATYVPHHKQKIAFLFSAMRHFADGLRAEGVKVDYVRLDDEGNTGSFTGELERAARRHLPDAVFVTEPGEYRVAEEIDGWRTRFNVPIHVRPDDRFFCSTVDFARWAEGRKSYRMETFYRSMRERTGLMMKGGAPEGGRWNFDADNRKAWPPGETPPQRLRFAPDEATREVIDLVERRFPKHFGTLDDFGWGVTREQALASLDDFATRCLPSFGDYQDAMRAGEPFLYHATLSPYINAGLLTAREVVDRAIREYEAGRVPINAAEGFLRQILGWREFIRGVYWHRMPEYKDGNALGAARSLPTFYWTGDTPMNCLHNAIEDTKRQAYAHHINRLMVTGNFALIAGIAPAEIEEWYLVVYADAYEWVELPNVHGMATFADGGLMSSKPYAGGGAYIDRMSDYCKGCSYSPKVKSGPKACPFNYLYWAFLIRNAPKLQHNARMAMPYRTLARWDDKRKAGLVAEADAFLDSLPTGYP, translated from the coding sequence ATGTCCGCGCTCCGATTCGTCCTCGGCGACCAGCTCACGCGATCGATCCCGACCCTGAACGGGCTCGACCCGGCCGCCGACGTCGTCCTGATGGCCGAGGTGATGGACGAGGCCACCTACGTCCCGCACCACAAGCAGAAGATCGCCTTCCTGTTCTCGGCCATGCGCCACTTCGCGGACGGGTTGCGGGCCGAGGGCGTGAAGGTCGACTACGTCAGGCTCGACGACGAGGGCAACACCGGCTCCTTCACGGGCGAGCTGGAGCGCGCCGCGCGGCGCCATCTGCCGGACGCCGTCTTCGTCACCGAGCCCGGCGAATACCGCGTGGCCGAGGAGATCGACGGCTGGCGGACGCGCTTCAACGTGCCGATCCACGTGCGGCCCGACGACCGCTTCTTCTGCTCCACCGTCGACTTCGCCCGCTGGGCCGAGGGCCGGAAGAGCTACCGCATGGAGACCTTCTACCGCTCCATGCGGGAGCGCACGGGCCTGATGATGAAGGGCGGCGCGCCCGAGGGCGGGCGCTGGAACTTCGACGCCGACAACCGCAAGGCCTGGCCGCCCGGCGAAACGCCGCCGCAGCGCCTCCGCTTCGCGCCCGACGAGGCGACGCGCGAGGTGATCGACCTCGTCGAGCGCCGCTTTCCGAAGCACTTCGGCACCCTCGACGACTTCGGCTGGGGCGTCACGCGCGAGCAGGCGCTCGCGTCGCTCGACGACTTCGCGACGCGCTGCCTGCCGTCCTTCGGCGACTACCAAGACGCGATGCGGGCCGGGGAACCCTTCCTGTATCACGCGACGCTGTCGCCCTACATCAACGCCGGCCTGCTCACCGCGCGCGAGGTGGTGGATCGCGCGATCCGGGAATACGAGGCCGGCCGCGTTCCGATCAACGCCGCTGAGGGCTTCCTCCGGCAGATCCTCGGCTGGCGCGAGTTCATCCGCGGCGTCTACTGGCACCGCATGCCCGAATACAAGGACGGCAACGCGCTCGGCGCGGCCCGCTCCCTGCCGACCTTCTACTGGACCGGCGACACGCCGATGAACTGCCTGCACAACGCCATCGAGGACACGAAGCGGCAGGCCTACGCGCACCACATCAATCGGCTGATGGTGACGGGCAACTTCGCCCTGATCGCCGGGATCGCGCCGGCCGAGATCGAGGAATGGTACCTCGTGGTCTACGCCGACGCCTACGAGTGGGTCGAGTTGCCCAACGTCCACGGCATGGCGACCTTCGCGGACGGCGGGCTGATGTCCTCGAAGCCCTATGCGGGCGGCGGCGCCTACATCGACCGCATGTCGGACTATTGCAAGGGGTGCAGCTACAGCCCCAAGGTCAAGAGCGGCCCGAAGGCGTGCCCGTTCAACTACCTCTATTGGGCGTTCCTGATCCGCAACGCGCCGAAGCTTCAGCACAACGCGCGCATGGCGATGCCGTATCGCACGCTGGCAAGATGGGACGACAAGCGCAAGGCCGGCCTCGTGGCCGAGGCCGACGCCTTCCTCGATTCGCTGCCGACCGGCTATCCGTGA